One genomic region from Leptospira tipperaryensis encodes:
- the dnaA gene encoding chromosomal replication initiator protein DnaA — translation MEEELNLVWNKILEEVSKKISPQYFERFIDTLKLETLNSEKCTIIAPSATIKTHVERKYQSIIESAILEACGDKIPVEILIETKAASPLQTILEKSFDQKDFQFNPDYTFESFIVGDCNRLAYTAAKECVRKPAEINPLYLFGSVGVGKTHLLHAIGSELLKKDPWKTVCYVDISSFMNEFRFALQSRELIESFKIKYQSYNCLLVDDIQLLSTNAEKTQDEFFALFNFLFERRRQIVIASDRPSSELPIHERLKSRFVTGVQADIQYPDREIRKGIVAHHSQIMDLGLSEDILDFLADQIEEDTRLLLGALNDIYLYKKSYSLLFLNLEKVKEIVKNRLYRKKNVEFSHDRIIEAVAKEFSLNPSEIMGKSRKKELIIPRHICFYLLHNIFKVNKSQVGRLFQTQHTTVIHGVRKAEDLLSKNKDMRFLVERISSRYRLQ, via the coding sequence TTGGAGGAAGAGTTGAACCTAGTTTGGAATAAAATTTTAGAGGAAGTATCCAAGAAAATATCTCCTCAATACTTTGAAAGGTTCATTGATACCCTGAAATTAGAAACTCTTAACTCTGAAAAATGTACGATCATCGCTCCTTCGGCGACAATCAAGACTCACGTTGAAAGAAAATATCAAAGCATCATTGAAAGCGCGATCTTAGAAGCCTGCGGAGATAAAATTCCGGTCGAAATTCTGATCGAAACAAAGGCCGCATCACCGCTTCAGACCATTCTTGAAAAATCATTCGATCAAAAAGATTTTCAATTCAATCCGGATTATACGTTCGAATCCTTTATCGTCGGCGACTGTAATCGTTTAGCCTATACGGCAGCTAAAGAATGTGTAAGAAAACCTGCGGAGATAAATCCTCTTTACTTGTTCGGTAGCGTCGGAGTTGGAAAAACACATCTGCTTCATGCGATCGGTTCCGAACTTTTAAAAAAAGATCCGTGGAAAACGGTCTGCTACGTTGATATATCCTCCTTTATGAATGAATTTCGTTTTGCATTGCAATCTCGAGAACTGATCGAAAGTTTTAAAATAAAATATCAATCTTACAACTGCCTTCTCGTGGACGACATTCAACTTCTCTCAACAAACGCAGAAAAAACTCAGGATGAATTTTTCGCATTGTTCAATTTTCTTTTTGAGAGAAGAAGACAAATCGTTATCGCATCGGATCGTCCAAGTTCCGAGCTTCCAATACACGAAAGATTAAAATCAAGATTCGTAACCGGCGTTCAAGCTGACATTCAATATCCGGACAGAGAAATTCGAAAAGGCATCGTCGCACATCATTCTCAAATTATGGATTTAGGATTGAGTGAGGATATCTTAGATTTTCTCGCGGATCAAATCGAAGAAGATACAAGACTTCTTCTTGGAGCGCTGAACGATATTTATCTTTATAAAAAATCCTATTCTCTTTTGTTTTTGAACTTGGAGAAAGTAAAGGAGATCGTAAAAAATCGTCTTTATCGAAAAAAGAACGTAGAATTTTCTCATGACAGAATCATCGAAGCGGTTGCAAAAGAATTCAGTTTAAACCCTTCCGAGATTATGGGAAAGAGTAGAAAGAAAGAACTCATCATTCCTCGCCACATTTGTTTTTATCTTCTGCACAATATTTTTAAAGTGAACAAGTCTCAGGTTGGAAGACTTTTTCAAACTCAGCATACGACGGTCATTCACGGGGTCAGAAAAGCTGAGGACCTACTTTCCAAAAACAAAGATATGCGATTTTTAGTCGAAAGAATCAGCTCTCGTTATCGACTTCAGTAA